In Sorghum bicolor cultivar BTx623 chromosome 8, Sorghum_bicolor_NCBIv3, whole genome shotgun sequence, one genomic interval encodes:
- the LOC8071535 gene encoding E3 ubiquitin-protein ligase RNF5 has protein sequence MAANVGESTSGSSSGADAGGSFECNICFELPQEPIVTLCGHLFCWPCLYKWLRIHSHSPECPVCKAIVEEDKLVPLYGRGKDRVDPRSKNVPGAADIPNRPAGQRPATAPQVDPNTHFPNANPNPWFMGGGIPLANARWGNYTFSAAFGGLFPLLSFQVHGFPDATAYGQPAGFPYGYGHGHGHAFHGGHAGGHAHAAAAPRHGQQQQQADVYLKALLILVGFLVIASLITF, from the coding sequence ATGGCGGCCAATGTTGGGGAATCAACAAGCGGCAGCAGCAGTGGCGCTGATGCTGGGGGTAGCTTTGAGTGCAACATATGCTTCGAGCTGCCACAGGAGCCGATCGTGACGCTGTGCGGGCACCTCTTCTGCTGGCCGTGCCTCTACAAATGGTTGCGCATCCACTCGCACTCCCCCGAGTGCCCAGTGTGCAAGGCCATCGTCGAGGAGGACAAGCTCGTCCCCCTGTACGGCCGTGGCAAGGACCGTGTGGACCCAAGGTCAAAGAACGTCCCCGGGGCGGCAGACATCCCCAACCGTCCGGCTGGACAGAGGCCTGCCACGGCTCCGCAGGTCGACCCCAACACCCACTTCCCCAACGCCAACCCGAACCCGTGGTTCATGGGCGGGGGCATCCCGCTGGCGAACGCGCGGTGGGGGAACTACACCTTCTCGGCGGCATTCGGGGGCCTGTTCCCGCTGCTCAGCTTCCAGGTGCATGGGTTCCCGGACGCCACCGCCTATGGCCAGCCTGCTGGGTTCCCTTACGGATATGGCCACGGCCATGGCCATGCGTTCCATGGCGGGCATGCTGGAGGACATGCCCACGCCGCCGCAGCTCCTCGGCatgggcagcagcagcagcaggcggatGTGTACCTCAAGGCGCTGCTCATCCTGGTTGGCTTTCTGGTGATTGCGAGCCTCATCACGTTCTAG